GTCAATTTATCCTACTTTTAACTGGTGTAATAGCCCTCAATCTTTACATATTCTATCAACTTAATTCCAGTTCTAAAATATTCAATAAAATTAGctctcaatatttatatattttatcaatttggtcTTGATATCTAATAAGggctaaatttattgatttttttaaaatcaatatcAAACTAATAGAATTTATAAATGTTAAAGGgttaaatttcttattataacaactaaaaataaaataaattgacaaaaaaattaatattttcaaaatctaaaaaattTGCCCCACATACCACAATTCAAAGCTATCAACCATTCTTTTATTCATTAAGATTCTCCCATAtacatttaatttatattttatacatgCATATTAATTATATGGTTGTATTTAGGGATTAAAATTAACAACCGATCTATAGGTTTTGCCAGGCTCCCAACCAGCAGGAATAACAGCCGTTGCCACAATGGTCTTGCGAGAGTCGAGTGATGTTAGCCTCAGTGAGAAGGGTGGCAGCAAAGTCGAGCCGGCGCTGTCGAGTTTCCATACCGCACCCCACGACTGTTGCATCGGTTGCCAACCGTCAGTGTCGAGAGCTTGTTTAAGGTCAACGGAGGCAAGGTCACCATCTCCATTTGTGTATTCAATTAGGGTTGCAAAATAGTTGGGGTCAGCACCAGGGTCAACGTGAAATGCAATGGTGGTTCCAGGGTATTTACAATCAACCCTACAAGTGCAAAACAACCCCATTATATATAGTATTAACTAAAAGAAACTAATTCACAATAGGGCCATATGAAAATTAATACGTATAACTTCCGATTCAGTTATTTACCATTAGAGAATGTGGGTTTTTTCTCAaaatggaaaaattatagttttttcCCTCTAAAATGTATAAGATTATATGCTAGTACAtagaaaaattacactttgacccaTAATATTTTGATTAAATCCTTCATAAATTTATAAAGATATTAACTAATGCAGTggtgaaattgcattttagctcttataaaaatatataatttaattctaatCCCTCCAAAAAACATTTTAGCTTTGCTTATGAATTTTTCCTTCGATTTAAGGGTTGAGAAGGGCAAGGACAAAGCCAGAAACATTTTTAGGAGGGGTCGAGatgaaattatatatttttatgatgatTAAAATGTAATCTCACCATCGTATTAGCATTTATCATGATAGTTCtcaaaaagattaaatcaaaattctaGCATATTTGGCGaccatattataattttattatctattaacttaaatttttataaattttgagagatttaaagtagaaatttttcattttagggacTAGGCTCAAAGGTTACGGATAAAAGTAGGCTTTGTATTATATATCTCATAAAAGGGAATGGATTGTATGAAACTTGATTTTACGTCATCCCTATCCATTTTCGATaagagaataacaaatcaaaattttctcttgatttttaacatttttaattgaatttgaattattttcaagagaaaaaatttgaaaataagaaGGAAAAACTTGATTTATTATTCTCTACTTGAAAAGAGATAAAAATGGCGTAGAATACAATCCATTCTCCCCGTAAAGACTTattgcttaattttttattttttcattagtAGGATTGAAATTTAAGGTTCTTACTTTTTATATTGAACCTGCAAGATACCAGCGTTACGGAGTAGGTCAGCCAGGTCGGATTTTGCCATGGCACCAATAGAAGTACCGCTTAAATCGAAATGAACCGACTCCGAAACACAGCCGGGGCATTCATCTGTGATTACGACCGTCACTGGATTCCCTGAGCAGGCCGAATTCGTCGAGCATTTTACCTTTAAACATTTCAAAACCAAATAAGCAACACTTAAATTAATCCCAGAATTACTAGTACACATACATACGTACATACGTACATACATACTGTCGAAACCATTCcttgatttaaaaattttaaaattttaaaaaaggttATTGGGCCCTgggcaaaatttgggccttaCACATACATACATACGCACGCAATGTGTATGGTACCTCATAACAGGCTCCACATCCTATGCCAGATTTGAATATAGAAGGTCCTCCGGCAGATACCATTGACGAAAATGGGGGTCGCTCAACACTGTCACCATATCCACAAGCTCCACCTACATGAACATAAAAGGTATACAATATCAATATACATATAACAGTGTGTAAAACAGTAAATAAACTCCATTACCATCTGTTCCAGCTCCTTTGGAACCGCCATACCACGTTGCTTCGGCAGGGGACCAACTGGACTGATCATCAGATACAGCCAATGAAGCATTAATGTTAAGGAGCTTAGGGTAGAAGCAATAACAGGAGTTGAATAAGATAGAAAATGTGGCTACAATGGGTAAAAAACAGAACACGTTTTGTCTTACTGCCATGAAAAGGTAAGAAAGTAGTAGAGTAAGCAAAGCtatatttgtatatgtatatgtaattGCAGTTTTAGCTCAGTTTTGGTGATGGGGTTTAGTGTTATACAGTATTTATAGAGGAAAAGGCAGTAAACATTGGTTTTTAGTGTAACCATTTAAAAGATGACACGTGTATACAATGGGAAGACTTGGGAATTATTTTCTTCAGAAACAAGTCAACGCAAGATATGAATATACAGTTGAGATACGAAACAACATAGAAGAGATAAATTATCTAGATTAAGTCTTAATTCAGTTgcaaaacaatataaaatatagatAGTTTAAGTACTTACTCTtccatttaaaaatggtttcaaaACATCTTGCAATATATTACAAATGGTaactttaaatttcttttcaagttTCTACAAGTTAATTATTTTGCCTCGTTTGATTATTAGTATAATAATacgaagaaaaataaaataaaaataattagtacaATTTTTAACTTAAATTAGTAAAACCTCTTGTTAAAAATAAGGTCCTTCCAAATAGGAGAAAATTTTCCTTCTCTTTACTAAAACTAAATAATGAGAGTGGCTAAATATTATCAGTTGAATTAATTTATTGATAACTCATATACTAAAACATATGCAAAAAGTAATATTCCTACCAAACGTAGCATTAGTATTAATAGTTCGTATATATTAGAAAAATCCATATGATAAGATTAGCAATTAGTCCTTTTAAAAACCACAATTAGTCAATTCATTAACTCTTACAAAATAGATAAAATGGTAATAGTAACGAATTACTTTATGAAAAAAAGGTAATAAATTTACTTTTGCTAGATAGCATGTTATATACAATGCATTTACTTATACATATAATATCATGTTATATatcttaaatataaatataacaaaacaaTGTCTTCTCTATGTGAAAATTCTGGTTATGAGAAATCTATTATAGAGGAGTTGATACCTAAAAAGGTTTGATTCAGAGGGAAGGATGATGATACGAGTTGTGACATGATGATTGATCTGTCTTTGGAACAGCCTACCTCGTGGAGAGATAAGCTCATCGACCACTCATCTAAGAATGCGTTCAATGGATCGAAAGGAAAAGAAGACCTTGATATCTTGGAAGGGGACATCGAGAAATCATTTGTGAATGCTTGCCTTCTATAACTTTCTCGGATAGGATTCACTAAATTCTCATTCAAGGTATGAAGAATATCGTGATTT
This window of the Gossypium arboreum isolate Shixiya-1 chromosome 12, ASM2569848v2, whole genome shotgun sequence genome carries:
- the LOC108477540 gene encoding putative expansin-B2, with product MAVRQNVFCFLPIVATFSILFNSCYCFYPKLLNINASLAVSDDQSSWSPAEATWYGGSKGAGTDGGACGYGDSVERPPFSSMVSAGGPSIFKSGIGCGACYEVKCSTNSACSGNPVTVVITDECPGCVSESVHFDLSGTSIGAMAKSDLADLLRNAGILQVQYKKVDCKYPGTTIAFHVDPGADPNYFATLIEYTNGDGDLASVDLKQALDTDGWQPMQQSWGAVWKLDSAGSTLLPPFSLRLTSLDSRKTIVATAVIPAGWEPGKTYRSVVNFNP